The Chloroflexota bacterium genome window below encodes:
- a CDS encoding response regulator transcription factor, whose product MSSDMNSEITIVIADDHPMVRTGLRSMLNVPRVRIVGEAENGDEAVRMALALKPTVVLMDVRMPGMDGIQALETLMNAKSSARVIMLTTYRSTAYLLRSLSAGAVGFVLKDIAREDLLATIYAVASGTSMVDSQFLKSVLRNLENEPGGKDTPPENIEPLTAREKDILRLMVEGLTNQAIADVLSLSVGTVKGHAHTILQKLGTNDRTQAAVKAIRLGLIK is encoded by the coding sequence ATGAGCAGTGACATGAATTCGGAAATCACCATCGTCATCGCCGACGATCATCCGATGGTACGCACTGGGTTACGCAGTATGCTCAACGTGCCGCGCGTGCGGATCGTCGGCGAAGCGGAAAACGGCGACGAAGCGGTTCGCATGGCACTGGCACTCAAACCGACCGTCGTGTTGATGGATGTGCGAATGCCGGGGATGGATGGCATTCAGGCGTTGGAAACATTGATGAATGCCAAGTCGTCGGCGCGCGTGATCATGCTGACGACGTATCGCAGCACCGCGTACCTCTTGCGTTCGCTGTCCGCCGGCGCGGTGGGATTCGTGCTCAAAGACATCGCGCGGGAAGATTTGCTCGCGACGATCTATGCGGTGGCGAGCGGCACTTCGATGGTGGATAGCCAATTTCTCAAAAGCGTCTTACGCAACTTGGAGAATGAGCCAGGCGGTAAAGACACGCCACCCGAAAACATCGAGCCGCTGACCGCGCGTGAAAAAGATATTTTGCGTTTGATGGTTGAGGGCTTGACGAATCAAGCGATTGCGGATGTGTTGAGTCTCAGCGTCGGAACAGTTAAAGGACACGCGCATACCATCCTGCAAAAACTGGGGACGAACGACCGCACGCAAGCCGCGGTGAAGGCGATTCGGCTGGGGTTGATCAAGTAG
- a CDS encoding lasso peptide biosynthesis B2 protein, with protein MNRLRKLRATSWSERWLLFEALVWLGMMRAAIHLFPFRRIADGLGLTQGADAVTLDSVRAAQAACIGWAVHAVAARVPWLSTCLVESLAAVILLQRRGIPATLYLGVAKDTTAPEKMVAHAWLRCGDGIVAGAHGRERFTVVSTFCAANPAKRDLA; from the coding sequence ATAAACCGTCTGCGTAAATTGCGCGCCACGTCCTGGTCGGAGCGTTGGTTGTTATTCGAAGCATTGGTCTGGCTTGGCATGATGCGCGCGGCAATTCACTTGTTTCCGTTCCGCCGCATTGCCGACGGGCTGGGCTTGACGCAAGGCGCTGATGCCGTCACGCTCGATTCTGTGCGCGCGGCACAAGCCGCGTGCATCGGTTGGGCAGTGCATGCCGTCGCGGCGCGCGTGCCGTGGTTGAGCACGTGTCTGGTCGAGTCGCTAGCCGCCGTCATCCTGTTGCAGCGCCGCGGCATTCCCGCCACGCTCTACCTGGGTGTTGCCAAAGATACGACCGCGCCGGAAAAGATGGTGGCTCACGCCTGGTTGCGTTGCGGGGATGGCATCGTCGCCGGCGCGCATGGACGTGAACGGTTTACCGTCGTTTCGACATTTTGTGCGGCGAACCCAGCCAAGCGCGACCTAGCATAG
- a CDS encoding TerC family protein, producing the protein MNEFLYWAVFATIITIMLALDLGVFNRKAHTIKPKEALLTSLLWITVALAFNAAIFYMQGSEKGLEFLTGYLIEKSLSVDNIFVFVVIFSYFHTSGELQHKVLFWGILGALIMRGILIAVGSALIHEFEWIIYIFGAFLIYTAVKLATQNESGMHPEKNPVVNLFRKIMPVTQEYDGAKFFTRVSGKLVATPLFIVLLVVETTDLIFALDSIPAIFAITTDPFIVYTSNVFAILGLRALYFLLAGAIGTFRYLKIGLSLVLGFVGIKMIIAALDIKIPIAISLGVIAVILTVSIVASIFANRRDAKAK; encoded by the coding sequence ATGAACGAATTTCTGTACTGGGCAGTCTTTGCCACAATCATCACGATCATGCTGGCTCTGGACTTGGGTGTATTCAATCGCAAAGCGCATACTATTAAACCCAAAGAGGCGTTATTGACGAGTCTCCTGTGGATTACAGTTGCACTCGCATTCAACGCGGCAATCTTTTACATGCAGGGCAGTGAGAAAGGTCTCGAATTTCTCACGGGTTACTTGATTGAAAAGTCGCTCAGTGTGGATAACATTTTCGTATTCGTCGTCATTTTTTCTTACTTCCACACCTCTGGGGAATTGCAACACAAGGTATTATTTTGGGGCATCTTGGGGGCGCTCATCATGCGCGGCATTCTAATTGCCGTCGGTTCAGCATTGATTCACGAATTCGAGTGGATCATCTACATCTTTGGCGCGTTCCTGATTTACACTGCAGTTAAACTTGCGACGCAGAACGAAAGCGGCATGCATCCTGAAAAGAATCCTGTCGTCAACCTCTTCCGAAAAATCATGCCTGTTACGCAAGAGTATGATGGCGCAAAATTCTTTACACGCGTGAGCGGCAAATTGGTCGCAACACCATTGTTCATCGTGCTACTCGTCGTCGAAACCACCGATCTCATTTTTGCGCTGGATTCAATCCCTGCCATCTTTGCCATAACCACCGACCCATTCATAGTATATACGTCTAACGTTTTTGCAATACTTGGACTGCGCGCGTTGTACTTTCTGCTGGCAGGCGCAATAGGCACGTTTCGCTATCTAAAGATCGGTCTTTCCCTGGTGCTTGGTTTTGTCGGTATCAAGATGATTATCGCCGCGCTCGACATTAAAATCCCGATTGCCATTTCACTCGGCGTGATTGCTGTCATCTTAACCGTGTCTATCGTCGCCTCAATCTTCGCGAACCGACGCGACGCTAAAGCAAAATAA
- a CDS encoding PqqD family protein: MTIELNTRVVRAEGLVSRAVDQDIVILNLASDNYIALDQIGKRIWELLETPRRVDELCRQLSQEFAGTPEQIANDVLHFLAELESEQMVHGLDKPSA, from the coding sequence ATGACAATTGAATTGAACACGCGCGTTGTGCGCGCTGAAGGGTTGGTGAGCCGCGCGGTGGATCAAGACATTGTGATCCTCAATCTGGCAAGCGACAATTATATCGCGCTGGATCAGATCGGCAAACGCATCTGGGAATTATTGGAGACGCCGCGCCGCGTGGACGAATTGTGCCGGCAATTGAGCCAGGAATTCGCGGGCACGCCGGAGCAGATCGCCAACGATGTCCTGCATTTCCTGGCTGAATTGGAAAGCGAGCAGATGGTGCATGGGCTGGATAAACCGTCTGCGTAA
- a CDS encoding S41 family peptidase codes for MPIYLRRILMRVIIVFVLCLGIGVGIVFDHQVLAAQAQTPTPAGPDMQLIAEAWSKIDQHYVDKSAKQTKPLTYGAISGMVNALGDTGHSTFMTPEMVKAQHNFRQGAYEGIGAQLESKDGHPVIIAPFDNSPAQRAGLRAGHIILKVNGDVVTGLPLEQVISRVLGPAGTAVTLTILDPQTNQTMDLTIVRARITLNNVTWQQLPGTTLAHLRIAAFSQNTSRDLRAALTEIQQQGMTGIILDLRNNPGGLLSEATTTASQFLSSGDVLLEKDSQGQIRHIAVRPGGLATQVPLVVLVNRGSASASEIVSGALQDAQRATLIGETTFGTGTVLTEFGLSDGSALMLAIQEWLTPNGRVIWHKGIIPDKTVTLPVTARLLMPEGERNLTAEQLRASEDQQLLRAIETLIKSAQQDNPFPVPTDASTIEVSQLLALNLDYFQRFAFV; via the coding sequence ATGCCAATCTATCTACGACGCATCTTGATGCGCGTGATCATAGTGTTCGTTTTGTGTCTCGGCATCGGCGTTGGAATTGTGTTCGATCACCAGGTCCTCGCCGCGCAAGCGCAGACGCCCACGCCAGCCGGACCCGATATGCAATTGATCGCCGAAGCGTGGAGCAAGATTGACCAACACTATGTAGACAAGAGCGCCAAGCAAACCAAGCCGCTCACGTATGGCGCGATCAGCGGCATGGTCAACGCGCTCGGCGATACCGGGCACAGCACGTTTATGACGCCGGAGATGGTCAAGGCGCAACACAATTTCCGGCAAGGGGCGTACGAAGGCATCGGCGCGCAACTGGAATCGAAGGATGGACACCCGGTCATCATCGCGCCGTTCGATAATTCGCCAGCGCAACGCGCCGGCTTGCGCGCGGGTCACATCATTCTCAAAGTCAACGGCGACGTGGTTACGGGTCTGCCGTTGGAACAAGTGATCAGCCGCGTCCTGGGTCCGGCTGGCACAGCGGTCACGTTGACGATCCTGGATCCGCAAACGAACCAGACGATGGATCTGACCATCGTGCGCGCGCGGATCACGCTGAACAATGTGACGTGGCAACAGTTGCCCGGCACAACGCTCGCGCATTTACGGATCGCCGCGTTCAGCCAGAACACCAGCCGCGATCTGCGCGCCGCGCTGACCGAGATTCAGCAACAGGGTATGACCGGCATCATTTTGGACTTGCGAAATAATCCCGGCGGATTGTTGAGCGAAGCGACCACCACCGCGAGTCAATTCTTGTCGAGCGGCGATGTGCTTTTGGAAAAAGACTCGCAGGGACAAATCCGTCACATCGCGGTACGCCCTGGCGGACTCGCAACCCAGGTTCCGCTCGTGGTCTTGGTCAATCGCGGGAGCGCGAGTGCGTCCGAGATCGTGTCGGGCGCGCTGCAAGACGCACAGCGCGCGACGCTGATCGGCGAGACGACCTTCGGCACCGGCACCGTGCTCACCGAGTTTGGGCTGTCCGACGGCTCGGCGTTGATGCTCGCGATCCAAGAATGGCTGACGCCGAATGGACGCGTGATTTGGCACAAAGGGATCATCCCGGATAAAACGGTCACACTGCCGGTGACCGCGCGTCTGTTGATGCCGGAAGGGGAACGCAATTTGACGGCGGAGCAACTGCGCGCGAGTGAAGATCAACAATTATTGCGCGCCATCGAAACACTCATAAAGTCCGCGCAACAAGATAATCCATTCCCAGTTCCAACCGACGCGTCCACAATCGAGGTGTCGCAACTCTTGGCGCTCAACCTGGACTATTTCCAGCGATTTGCTTTTGTGTAA
- a CDS encoding GAF domain-containing protein, translated as MGLTQVWHRLLNRIENISIRTRLLVLMLLFGLAVIINILALFFLARSVSSSLQVIESARVRQLAAVETHEKLRNAEAALYRYHLEGAAGFATQFEDQITLFGASVATYQSLAATDEERRWANELAQTRQNAANLGKDLIRLHDKQTSDLEIMLDTETQLTGLLLSQVLPLRGTDPDFQRVVNGMNENAQGMLLAVTAYLTLPDDNTRAQFTATTIQFQQYATQYRAMANRATEADGANRIDAQFARLQNIGSQLISDRDQQQSLYARFFAEMFQAGQRVIVGQIQPHEAQQLAEAQQNLWAAVGTAILVSLVVPITMTVIAAFIATRLARGMNQNILALLRGADRVAAGHLEQPVTVNTTDELKRLAEAFNNMMTDLATRELRLKARLAELETLRQVSLHITSTLDLDQVLNTIATSVLGLVEASNVYIFTRDDAARALQLVASAGRHGSSATTPPRPDSLVAVVASTGQPHVVHGALSEPLFNSGDTQSWSAPSTAAFPMKLSEQILGVLHIVLDARRTFTSEDVRILSLLADQAAVALGNARLYTSLAEREERVRTLMQKMAQIQDEERRLIGLDLHDGLTQLVISANMHLQTLNSMIAQVVDAPARHELEESRALIQSAIAEARRVITELRPTAVEDWGLAEGLRRYVLDVCVEEGWRAETQINLDGIELSPAVQTAIFRIAQEALANARKHSHTDTIKLDLQSDANNLFLQVQDSGCGFDLAALTNETERLGLISMRERAKMLGGACEITSQLGHGTRISVRIPLAAFQRSVNEQ; from the coding sequence ATGGGATTGACCCAGGTCTGGCATAGATTGCTCAATCGAATCGAAAACATTAGCATCCGCACGCGCCTGCTCGTGCTGATGCTCCTCTTTGGCTTGGCAGTCATCATCAACATCCTCGCGCTTTTCTTTCTCGCGCGCTCCGTATCCTCCTCGCTTCAAGTGATCGAAAGCGCGCGCGTGCGCCAGTTGGCTGCCGTCGAGACGCATGAAAAACTCCGCAACGCCGAAGCCGCGCTCTACCGCTATCACCTTGAAGGCGCCGCCGGATTTGCAACCCAGTTCGAAGATCAAATCACACTTTTCGGCGCGAGCGTGGCGACGTATCAATCGCTCGCCGCGACCGATGAAGAACGCCGTTGGGCGAATGAACTCGCGCAGACGCGGCAGAATGCCGCCAACCTCGGCAAGGACTTGATTCGCCTGCACGACAAACAGACCAGCGATTTGGAAATCATGCTCGACACGGAGACGCAACTGACCGGTTTGTTGCTGAGTCAAGTGCTCCCCTTGCGCGGAACCGATCCCGATTTCCAACGCGTGGTCAATGGCATGAACGAAAACGCGCAGGGGATGTTGCTGGCAGTCACCGCGTATCTCACCCTGCCGGACGATAACACGCGCGCGCAATTTACGGCGACGACGATCCAGTTTCAGCAGTACGCGACCCAGTATCGCGCGATGGCGAACCGTGCGACAGAGGCGGACGGCGCGAATCGGATTGACGCGCAGTTCGCGCGCCTGCAAAACATCGGCTCGCAATTGATCAGCGATCGCGATCAACAGCAATCGTTGTACGCGCGTTTCTTTGCCGAAATGTTTCAGGCGGGTCAACGCGTCATTGTCGGACAGATCCAGCCGCATGAGGCGCAACAATTAGCCGAGGCGCAACAGAATTTGTGGGCGGCGGTCGGTACCGCCATCCTCGTCAGTCTGGTCGTTCCGATCACGATGACGGTGATTGCCGCGTTCATTGCGACACGCCTCGCGCGCGGCATGAATCAAAACATCCTGGCGTTGCTGCGCGGCGCGGATCGCGTCGCGGCGGGTCATCTCGAACAGCCGGTCACGGTCAACACGACCGACGAACTCAAGCGGCTCGCCGAAGCATTCAACAACATGATGACCGACCTCGCCACGCGCGAGTTGCGCTTGAAAGCGCGTCTCGCGGAACTCGAAACACTGCGTCAGGTGAGTCTCCACATTACGAGCACGCTCGATCTCGACCAGGTGTTGAACACCATCGCCACGAGCGTCCTGGGTCTCGTCGAGGCGTCGAACGTGTACATTTTTACGCGCGATGACGCGGCGCGGGCATTGCAACTGGTCGCCAGTGCCGGCAGGCATGGGAGCAGCGCGACCACGCCGCCGCGTCCCGATAGTCTCGTCGCGGTGGTCGCCTCGACTGGGCAACCGCACGTCGTCCACGGTGCGTTGAGCGAACCGCTGTTCAATTCCGGCGATACGCAAAGTTGGTCCGCGCCCTCCACCGCTGCGTTCCCGATGAAACTGAGCGAACAAATCCTGGGTGTGTTGCACATTGTGTTGGACGCGCGGCGCACCTTTACGAGTGAAGACGTACGGATTTTGAGTCTCCTCGCCGATCAAGCGGCGGTTGCACTGGGCAACGCGCGTCTGTATACCAGTCTGGCTGAACGCGAAGAGCGCGTGCGGACGCTGATGCAAAAGATGGCGCAGATTCAAGATGAAGAACGTCGCCTGATTGGATTGGATTTGCACGATGGATTGACGCAACTCGTGATTAGCGCGAACATGCACCTGCAAACGTTGAATTCGATGATCGCCCAGGTCGTGGACGCGCCGGCGCGGCACGAGTTGGAGGAGAGTCGCGCGTTGATCCAAAGCGCGATTGCCGAAGCGCGCCGCGTCATCACCGAACTGCGTCCGACCGCCGTGGAGGATTGGGGTCTGGCGGAAGGTCTGCGGCGTTATGTGCTTGATGTGTGCGTGGAGGAAGGTTGGCGCGCTGAAACCCAGATTAACTTGGATGGAATTGAATTGAGTCCCGCGGTCCAAACCGCGATCTTTCGCATCGCGCAAGAGGCGCTCGCGAATGCGCGCAAACATTCCCATACGGACACCATCAAACTGGATTTGCAATCCGATGCCAACAATCTATTTTTGCAGGTGCAGGATTCCGGCTGTGGTTTCGATCTTGCCGCCTTGACGAATGAGACCGAGCGGCTTGGTTTGATCAGTATGCGGGAACGCGCCAAGATGCTGGGCGGCGCGTGCGAGATCACGAGCCAGCTCGGGCACGGCACGCGCATTTCAGTACGGATACCCCTCGCGGCATTTCAGAGGAGCGTGAATGAGCAGTGA
- a CDS encoding YfbM family protein — MSMCLVIYTLSDTNIQKVLADPPLIWKVIASADPDPYENARVEPSGFFSKVFGRKNGKTEQPAELLLAEDEIADIDIDKAWHGLHYMLTKSAWEGEAPLNFLVKGGGEVGDIDVGYGPARVFTSDDVHKINAALKPIDGEFLKSRFDPIEMTKLEIYPDIWERNPEEDDTFGYCEEYFGVLKSFVEQAAERNLGLVICLS, encoded by the coding sequence ATGAGCATGTGCTTAGTAATTTACACATTGAGCGATACAAATATTCAGAAAGTCCTTGCCGATCCGCCACTTATTTGGAAAGTCATTGCTTCAGCTGATCCAGATCCGTATGAAAATGCCCGTGTAGAACCATCGGGTTTCTTCAGCAAGGTTTTTGGACGAAAGAATGGTAAAACTGAACAACCAGCGGAACTCCTACTCGCCGAAGATGAAATCGCCGATATAGATATTGACAAAGCGTGGCACGGTCTACACTACATGCTTACCAAATCTGCGTGGGAAGGCGAAGCACCTCTGAATTTCCTAGTAAAGGGTGGGGGTGAAGTTGGTGATATTGATGTCGGTTATGGTCCTGCCCGAGTTTTCACATCGGATGACGTCCACAAGATAAATGCGGCATTGAAGCCAATTGATGGCGAGTTTCTCAAAAGCCGTTTTGACCCTATAGAAATGACAAAGTTAGAGATTTATCCAGACATTTGGGAGCGCAATCCTGAAGAAGACGATACTTTCGGTTACTGTGAAGAGTATTTTGGCGTTCTAAAGAGTTTTGTTGAGCAAGCAGCAGAGCGTAACCTTGGTCTGGTAATTTGCTTGTCATGA
- a CDS encoding sulfotransferase domain-containing protein → MITWLASYPKSGNTWMRALLTNYLRAADAPANINALDGGPIASARLWFDEWVGVEASALSDAVIARLRPGVYRCLARETPDMLYMKVHDAWARTDRGEPLFPSDVTAGVIYILRNPLDMAMSVAHHYGVSVAKAVENLCDPTFATSRSLGGLSDQLRQSLGSWSGHARSWLDESGLRVHVVRYEDLRRDPETVFGAVVRFCGLPWDATRVRHAVAFSDFSELQRQEQTQGFRERSVAASGAFFRRGQVGAWREELPPDLARRLIETHGETMRRFGYGEQ, encoded by the coding sequence ATGATAACCTGGCTTGCTTCCTACCCCAAATCCGGCAACACCTGGATGCGCGCATTGCTCACGAATTATTTGCGCGCGGCGGACGCGCCCGCCAACATCAACGCGCTCGATGGCGGACCGATCGCGAGCGCGCGCCTCTGGTTCGACGAGTGGGTCGGCGTCGAAGCGTCGGCATTGAGCGATGCCGTCATCGCGCGCTTGCGTCCCGGCGTGTATCGTTGTCTCGCGCGGGAAACGCCGGACATGCTCTACATGAAAGTTCACGACGCGTGGGCGCGCACGGATCGCGGCGAGCCGCTTTTTCCCAGCGATGTTACTGCCGGCGTGATTTATATTTTACGAAATCCGTTGGACATGGCAATGTCGGTCGCGCATCATTATGGCGTGAGCGTGGCAAAGGCAGTCGAAAATCTCTGCGATCCAACGTTCGCCACGTCGCGTTCGCTCGGCGGACTGTCCGATCAACTGCGCCAATCGCTTGGCTCGTGGAGCGGGCACGCGCGTTCCTGGCTCGACGAATCAGGTCTGCGCGTGCATGTGGTGCGCTACGAAGACCTGCGCCGCGATCCAGAAACCGTGTTTGGCGCGGTGGTGCGTTTCTGCGGGTTGCCCTGGGACGCGACGCGCGTGCGTCACGCCGTCGCCTTTTCCGATTTTTCGGAATTGCAAAGACAGGAACAGACCCAGGGATTTCGCGAACGATCCGTCGCCGCGTCCGGCGCATTTTTCCGACGCGGGCAAGTCGGCGCGTGGCGGGAAGAGTTGCCGCCTGATTTGGCGCGACGATTGATCGAAACACATGGTGAAACGATGCGACGATTTGGTTATGGTGAACAGTAA